In the genome of Juglans microcarpa x Juglans regia isolate MS1-56 chromosome 6S, Jm3101_v1.0, whole genome shotgun sequence, the window ttttttaagtcaatGATAATGTAAATCGTTTAATGCTACATTAAAATGTACTTGGCTTATcaagttgtatttattttccGAATCAGCCTACGTGGGTTGTTGTAGACTACAGTATTCAAGTTGTATTTGTAAAAGACTGTTTTACATGCCAATTGAAAGATTGTTGTTCTCAGTTGTGATTGACAATTATACTAAATTGTATAATTGATGTCACTATCTACGAAATGTGAGATGAGAATCATATTGTCATCTCGTTATGCTTGAACTTTTagatatatacacatattttaaactttcagaTATATACACATCTCTTAATCTAACTTATTGTGACGTGGTAATTTATTGTAATATTGTTAACCTTATTGGTACTGCACGggtaattgaaaaatataagggTAAAAGACATGGATTTATGTACTTTATGATGGCATATACTTTATGATGACCTGGATTTAGCAAAAATAAGGTTCCATTTGGATACATAAATACTCTTAACAacccatctcatatcatcttatcattacaacttattcaaattttcatacaaaatataataaacaattcaaaatttttaaatctcaaaacaataataatattaaaaaataactttttcattgGTACATTTtcctttggatttttttgttgtaatgatTTCGGCATTCCTTTGGACACAACATGTGGAAGATCTTGTAATGAAAAGTTTGAGAGTAATTGGCTCTGGACTTTATCTCCCTACGCGTTACCATCACtatcaatattcataaagagAAGCTCTTGATGAATATTCTCTATTCCTCTAAAAGCATGCTCAAATCTTTGGATAGATAGTGACCTCATCTTAACAACTTTATAAAATTGTCTCATCAAACGATGTTTCGTGACTAATACAGTTGGAAGCATCTCCAATGGCCCCTCATTGACACATATCCCATTTACCACACGACTCTGTGTATTGATCATTCACCTCTCTAAAACATATAATTGCAGTACAttgttcaaacaattttttttgccAAAACATGTAGGCTGTGTCGACATAGAAAGCCAATAAATTCAATCTTACAACATGTACAAAAAACAATGTTATTTTCCCTCCCAAGTGTCACTTCATATGCCGACTTTTCTTTTCCATCAATGCCCACCAAGTAAATTTTTCATCCATATTCCTCGTGTGTTTTGTGCGCGTACCTTTGGCTATTAAGTAACTCATCTTGGAAGATAAAAAACGATTTTCTTGTATAGATCTTGGCCACTTCCTCTTCAATATTGTGAGTAGTTCACATAATTGGCATCGATGTTTTTGTCTTCACACCTCTCTCTTTCCCACTGAGATAACGAGCGTTAAATACTTTATCATATTGATGGGCGAAATCACTTACTATCGTGCTTGAATGAACATAGTCTTTAAAAAACTTTGCTCTCCTTGTATAAATATTCTGCAACTAactattttcttcaatattatACTTCAATAACATTTCAGTCCATTCAatctcaaactcctcaatagTGAGTGTCTCATGAATACAATGGttaaaatcattttgaaattgtggatatttgttagaaacataaGCTAGATGTTTAGGAACTTTTTATAAGAGATGTCATAAGTACAATTTGTGGTCATTGTCTCATCATCATCagttattattataaagagagCATAACCAAGTATTGCTTTTAGCTATGTTTTCAATAACCATGTGTAAGACTCAGTCGTCTCATTTAAGTAACGCACATCCAAGCATCACAGATTGATTATGATGGTGAACTCTAGTGAATGGAATAAAGAGCATCTTGTAGTGATTTGTGAGGTACGTAGCATCAAACGTAACAGTATCCTCAAAATATTAGTATGCGGCCCTTGATCTAGCATCTACCAAAAAGTAATTCACCATCGACCCATTTGCATCAACTTGGATCGAATATACAAAACTTGGATTATTACGTTCACTTTCCAAAAAGTAAGCATATAACTTTTGTGCGTCTCCCTCTCCGAGAAGTTGTCTTCTTCGATTGCCCAAGTAATTCTGAATATCCTTGCTCAACACgaacattatttttcatgttggTTTCCCAGACTCATTTAGCGtgtctattaattttttctacGTTGGTGTCACCCGTCAATGCCCACGAAGCAAACTTGTACTCCTAGGTGTCAACAAGTCATGATTATGCTGGAGTAGAAACTCAGACACAATCCATTTTTCTTCATCCTTATTTATTGTGATCATCGCCTTACACCTACACTTTGTTTCTACAGCCTCGAGTCTTACTCTCTTTTTAAGTTTAGAATTATGACAACATAATCATTCTCTCGAACACACATACTCTACCTCAATTAATGATTTGTCTATGTTTGACAACCGAGTATGGTTTGTTAGAATGTTAAAACCAGTTTGTCTGAAAAATGCTTTATAGCAACTATGTACATTCTCTACATCATTAAACCGTCGCCTCACATACGGCTTCACATATGAAGATGACATCGTATTATTTGTCTTGTCTTGTTCAATCTCAACATCCTCTTCGAAAATTTTAGCTTCATCAGCGCTAGAATTACAATAATCTAAAAGCTCAACATCATCTCCTCTTGAAGTACTCATTATTTAACCTGATAATATTAAACATTTGACATTTACAAACTGAACACCatcctcataaaaaaaacttggtaAAGCAATATGCTTTCTTCACTGTAATATAAAGCTATAAACAATATTAGCCaaatactttaattattttcataattgtgGGCTGTGGCTATCttcacattaattattttcatactGGAATTCTTTTGTTAAAGCAATATGCAGCCTTTCATTAATAAATCGTGTATAATTTAAAGAACCTGGCTATATGAACTAAGAAAATATCCAAGGAAAAATCGTGTACAATTTAAAGAATCTGACTATATTTCTCACAAATCATTTTGAACAAAGTTTAatgatttttcacattttctcaacaactaaacataaattaatagacaaccaaaataaaaaaaggttaagGTTCTAAGCACAGAGAGCTACAAATTTCTTCTAACGATAAAGGCTGAGAGCTACCAGTTTCTTCAACCGACGGCAGGgcgggtggggggggggggggttcgaAGGGATGGTTGGAGCAGGCCGAAGGGGGTGGACTAGAAGACATGTTTCGAAGGCACGATGGGAGCAAGCCTACAGGAGTGGGGGGAAGGTGTTTAAAAGGACTATTtttgtttgagagagagagagagagagagagagatctcgGACACACAGAGGggaatataaaaaacataattagtCGCATGTGAGTCTATTCTCTATTTTGCTGAAACCCATACGTGGCAACTACTTATTCGCTGGTGTAAAAATGGGTATGACCGGTTCAAGGTCTCCCTAAAATACATTTTGTTTCAAATGATTCTAAGGataattaaatagttaattaTGTGGTATTTTACAGCTTTCAATGGTAATTAAGTAGTTCATTTAAATGAGGAAACaattatgtttagatgttgaactgagttgagttgagatgataaaatattattagaatattttttttaatattattattattttaagatttgaaaaaattaaattatttattatattttatattaagatttaaaaaaattataatgataagttgaaataGATACAAGAACAAACGGAACATTATTCTCttcctaatttttattttttttatttttttgaagtgaCGGACCATTCATTAATTATGATCGAAGTCTTATACAGGACGCTTCAACCAAAAAGATAAATGGttcaaaaactatttaaatatgttCCTCACTTTCCTTGCTGCTAAATAGTCAATATGGGGAATAGTACATGTTCTTCACTTCTTTGCACATGGCTGTACAGCATACACACACGGGAAAAacgttgttgttgttggtgtAGTTGTCAATGCAATGCATGTCTTTCTGGCTTTTTAATTTCCCTTCTCATCCTTGCTTTCTCCATTGTTGTTGTGCATTATTCTCCAATTATCCAGTATTTGACTAGTTTTCGGCATTCCACGAATTTTTCATCCTTATCTGTTATCAGTCAAGACTTCAATATCCtttagttttgaaaattattgggtcattttaaacaattttcaacaacaaattagtcctttttttttttttttatttcaaaactatAACTATAGTAAATGAAAAACTAACGCAGAAATTCTCGAAAGCAATGAACATAGACGACTTTAATGGCTAATCTGAAAAGCGAATTTCGCTTGTTAAAATGCACCTTATGTCAATGGGTCTCTGCCAACCTCCGACTTTAAGGAGCCAGCGAAACTGACTGGAAGAAAGCTCAGCGTAAATGGTCAGGTCTAATAGTCAAGACCAAACTGAAAACTTCTGGGAAGTTCATGCGTGCACATGTACATCATATCATGTTGTTCTTGAATCATGATACCAACTTGGATTTGAATTCACGGCCTGTCGGTCTGTTCATGTTTGTCAAAAATCAAAAGGCAAGCCTGcccagaaaattaaaagaagaaaagaaaattattaggaAGTTCATGAACATGGTACTGTTTTAATCGAACAATATATGTTACAGTAGGCATATTCAATCGGCTCTTTAATACGGTCAAAAGTTCAGAGCATCTTCATTGACACGATGATGAAGATGCCGGCCGCCTGGTGCATGCGTGCGCACTGCCGCTGCCATTTGGAATTTTGAACAGATGGAACGGCCATATATTCGCAcatggtttatatattttatcgtGATCACTACCGAACGAATCAGAATATAAGGAAGAAGGATAGATTTACATTTGtttaaatgatttgagttgagacgtcaataataatattttgtaaattttattaagaaatatttaaatataaatatattaagatatgtgtttaaattatatataaaataagttgatatgagtttaacttttttatataaagtttaaaaaataaaagctagTTGCGATACAATTGATTGGAGAGGAGTTAGATCACTTTAACAACCAATCAGAGCACTTCTAATGGGTTttgtaaaacttatttttatgtaaaatttgaagaaaagtagCTCAAAACTGCCTCTAAAAGATCATGtattttcaaatctattttctattttactaTAGTGTTTAGCTAAATGTTGCAATTGGAGAGGAGTTAGATCATTTTGTAAAACccaatttttatgtaaaatttaaagaaaagtaGCTTAAAACTGCCTCCAAAGGATCATgtatttttaaatctattttccaTTTTACTACAGTGTTTAGCTAAATGTAGCATGAACTGTAcacaaatgtaaaaatattttatttttttattctcttttcatGTACTTTATCTCTTACAATAGTTTTTctctatttgtattttttttccaacaaattattaaataatataatataaagaaaaaatagataaattgatgtataatatattataaaaattaatatgtaaaataaaaaaaatagattttaatgatgtattttaaagaataagataTATAAACCATTGGTTGTAATCTTAGAGAGGCAGAAAAGAAGTTGGAACCTGGGAACATCTAGCCGCAATTCTATTCCTTAAAAACTAAGAAACCTTTAAAGTTATTCTCAGACTAACTTcacattataattaaacaaCTAGATTAGGCGACATGGAATACTactgtaattaattaattaattaatcaatattaattaaaaacgAAACAGAACATGATGCggatatttatataatttgcatgtttttttttttaacatcataaAAGCATGCCAAAACACCCGTTAGATTTTGACGGTTACTGCTGGAAggcattaaaaataaaaattgtccgTAATATAGTCTACATCCTGATCTTCTGATAAGATTAGAAGTCATTTTACCTTAAGAAGATAACAATGGAAAAGTGAGTAAGAGTAATCTTAAATCAAACGAATGCGATAAGATTGACACCGGCCTTCACTTAACTTAATACCAGAATCAATAAAGTAAAATAGTATCATAAACTTACAATTTTACTCATACAATCATATGACATGATGTCAGCAATTGAAATagtaaatattgtaaaaattttaaattcaaattttaaattaaaaaataataaataataaaataagataaattagtTAGTTCGTTTGCTTCttaaactcctctcaactcatcttaatttatcattacaactttttcaaatttcaatacaaaatagaataaataatttaatttttttaaattttaaaataataataatattaaaaaataatattctaacaatattttatcatctaaactcaactcaactcagtttaatatctaaacacagttttgatatgtataatattgtgcataaaattatacgTGCATATGATACTTAAAATCTTAATGTTGTTCAACTGAATGATGTACATAAGATagcatatataattaactaaatgCCTGTTTAGACGTTTTAATTGTTGTCGATCGAGCTATATTGGTCCTGAAACGCGGTTTTATGCATGCACGCCAACTGTCAATATTCAAGTTCTTCATCAGCAATCGGCTTTTTCAATCAACGTGTGCAAGGCTTTAACCGCATTCAAACTTGAAGGCCATCGACCCGACCGACACCGTATCTTTAGTTTTCCATGGCATGTGTATTCTTATCTGCCGAGAGTGCTGGGATATATAGAGCCATAACCATTCATATAGTGCCACCTAATCAACAAATATCTGCACGTGGCGTGAAGCAAAATATCTaccttcaaagttcaaacaattAAATATCTCCGGCCTCTTGCAAGGTTTCACATTATTTAGACAAAATTAAGAACTTGGACTTCTACTTTTCACAAGACTCGAACGCTATCCTCAAAGATACCACATGTCACGGCTTATGTAAACGAAATTCCTCCTATGTTTTCCATtttattctcagatattttatcttttattttttttcggtttttgtcatgactcaaccaaaaaagtcaaaatatcaCAACAAAAGCATATCCATTTTCATGTCCCTATCTAACCTAAGAATCTCCACGCTCACAAAATTCCAAAACCACCTCTATCAaatcaaactttattttttatataattattataattattttaaatttttatataaaatataataaataatttaatttttttaaattttaaaataaaaataaaaatataattttatattataataatattttatttaatttttaataaaatatctcacaTGTCATTTGAACTTTATAATCAAACGAGGCTTAAGACCCCAAAAAAACATTTTGACCAAAAGCCACATCATTGCCAATCTTTTCGGTGAAAACCACCcattgatttatatttttatacacTTGTAAGCTAGGCATAGAGGTTGATGAGTGGAAGAAATCTAAAGCTCCAcctaaaaaagttttaaaaatataatttatttttcttctttttctttgagcTAACGTGGCACTAAATTGAACGTTACAACTTACAGctaatttttttggatttttcattctttctcttTCGCTCTTTCTTTTTGACAAATTGCAGCCTAACTCTCTCGGCACGTGTGTCCACGTTGCTGTTTCATTTCGCTGACGTGGGCTTTTCCACGTGTGTAGTACTATTGTCGTTTTGTGGGGGGTTCATGCACTGGAACCAGATAAGGTCGGCCACACCATAGCATCTAACATCGAATTAGTCTGGACACGTGGGAGTTTTTTAAAGGTGAAGAACTCAAGGTGTGTCCCATTCAGCCAACAGTAAGACAAGGACGACCGTACGACTCTGGGTGTCCACTCATTctaaaatctctctataaataagCCCAACCCATTCaactaagaaaaaaagaaaaagaagtaaattcaaaattcaatctctctgtctctctctctcagtgttcttttctcttttgtggAAAATTGTTGCGGAAATGGGTGCGCCGGAAATAGACGCACTTTCTCAATTAAGCTTGCCGCCGGGATTTCGGTTTTATCCGACAGACGAGGAGCTTCTGGTGCAATATCTATGTAGAAAAGTTGCAGGGCAGGATTTTAAATTGGAAATTATAGCTGAGATTGATCTGTACAAATTCGATCCATGGGTCTTACCAAGTGAGATTTCACCCCCAATAATTGAGCTCAAAGCATCAATCTTGAACCATAATTCAATCTTGTATTAAAGTTTCTCATATTTAATTTGGTACTTGCAGGTAAAGCAATATTTGGTGAAAAAGAATGGTACTTCTTTAGTCCTAGGGACAGAAAATACCCAAACGGTTCAAGACCAAACAGGGTTGCGGGTTCTGGGTATTGGAAGGCAACTGGGACTGATAAGATTATCACCACGGAGGGTCGTAAGGTTGGCATAAAGAAAGCTCTGGTTTTCTACGTTGGAAAAGCCCCAAAGGAACCAAAACTAATTGGATCATGCACGAGTACCGCCTCTTAGAACACACACGAAAGAACGGAAGCTCCAAGGTAACAGAAATTTTTTGTTACATCATGATACTCCACGCTGTTTTAGATACTCTGGTTTCTATTCGATTTGTTTTAGGtggttttactttctttttctgatatgagtttcttgttcttgttttttttcttttaattgcaGCTGgatgattgggttttgtgtcGGATTTATAAGAAGCACTCGAGCAGTACTTCTCAGAAGCCTACGACGAGCATTTCGAGCAAAGAACATAGCAATGATTCATCGTCTTCGTCCCACTTAGACGATGTCATGGAGTCATTTCCTGAGATTGACGACCGCTTCTTCGATTTGCCGCGCATGAATTCTCTCAGGAACCAACAGAATCTGGGTTCCGGAAATTTCGACTGGGCCAGCCTTATAGGCGTTAGCCCGGTACCCGAATTCGCCCCGGGAAATCATGCTCAGGCTCAAACGATTTATACAAGTAATGACATGTACCTCCCTTCCATCCC includes:
- the LOC121237415 gene encoding LOW QUALITY PROTEIN: NAC domain-containing protein 72-like (The sequence of the model RefSeq protein was modified relative to this genomic sequence to represent the inferred CDS: inserted 1 base in 1 codon), with product MGAPEIDALSQLSLPPGFRFYPTDEELLVQYLCRKVAGQDFKLEIIAEIDLYKFDPWVLPSKAIFGEKEWYFFSPRDRKYPNGSRPNRVAGSGYWKATGTDKIITTEGRKVGIKKALVFYVGKXPKGTKTNWIMHEYRLLEHTRKNGSSKLDDWVLCRIYKKHSSSTSQKPTTSISSKEHSNDSSSSSHLDDVMESFPEIDDRFFDLPRMNSLRNQQNLGSGNFDWASLIGVSPVPEFAPGNHAQAQTIYTSNDMYLPSIPPLCHVESPPEKFRHTVDEEVQSEPITQRVHNSVYFQQNPNALTQNYSNSLDTYGFRYPNHPGAFGFRGSDSKKVLQKLSSGTGVNYHLEQWD